The Bubalus kerabau isolate K-KA32 ecotype Philippines breed swamp buffalo unplaced genomic scaffold, PCC_UOA_SB_1v2 scaffold_50, whole genome shotgun sequence DNA window tcagccctgggatttctttggaaggaatgatgctaaagctgaaactccagtactttggccacctcatgcgaagagttgactcattggaaaagactctgatgctgggagggattagcgggaggaggagaaggggacgacagaggatgagatggctggatggcatcactgactcgatggacatgagtttgagtgaactccgggagttggtgatggacagggaggcctggcgtgctgcgattcatggggttgcaaagagttggacacgactgagggactgaactgaactgaatcttcaaaATGATTTTGCCTCATAAATACATGTCTGGCCACACTCAAGGGGAGGGATTATATAGGATATGTTCCCTAGAGACCACAAATTTGGGGGGCCATCTTAGAACTCTGCCTATACGCAGTGTTATATATCAGAATTGAATCAGTTTGAAGAGTGAAACAGGTATATAGGTAATAAGCTGACTTGATCCAGTAATACTTTCCTTACATCTTTTAGTCTCTGTGGTacaagtgtgtttgtgtgtctttaaatcacctccttttcatttctgccaCCAGGATTTTGGGTTAGAGCCATGCTGGTAGAGCGTGATGCCCACCTTTCTCCGTGTAGAAATTGTCTCTCTTTCTAAGGAGCTTACAGCTTAGCACTTCAGGAAAGACATCCTTCAGTTTCACAATACTatagtttgtaaattttttgaagATACAAGTAATCATTAGTATCAATATAATTTGGGAATTCTAGAAGGCTGGTGAAATATATGAGGTTTCCATCTATAGAGGAAGTATTTGTTAGTACTTTCTTTGTGTTCTTAAGAACTTAAGTTCATGTGACTTAAGAACTTGAAATATGCTGGTTTGAATTGAGATATGCTACAAGAATAAGGTACCAGATTTTGAAGTCTTAGtatgagaaacaaaaaaaaaaatatatatatatatatatatatatatatatgtaacaaatgtatatgtgtgtgtgtgtgtgtgtgtgtgtgtgtgtgtatatatatatatatatttagttaggtgttcagtcgtgtccaactctttggggcccatggactgtagcccaccagattcctcagtccatgggattttccaggcaagaatactagagtgagttaccatttctttctccaggcaatcttcccgacccagggatcctatctgggtctcccacattgcaggctggctatttaccttctgagccaccagggaagccctgtaaagtATATTGATATGTCTTTAATTGATTACTTATTGCAATGATACTATATGtgcattgggttaaataaaacattaaaataatttcacttttttttttctttttaggcttTTAACCTATCAGAACATTTTACAATAACGTATGTAACTTGTATTCTATGTATACTGGATAGTGCTGGTCTTTTTTATGGAATCTAAGAGATAACTTGTTTTAACCAGAATCCCAAATGATTCTGATGCAAGTTCTTAAATCACTCTTTGAAAAGCAGTAAACTGTGATGGTGATTTTAGTAATGCCAGCCTAGGAGCTTGAATTCTTGGACAAAGTGGATGCCAGAGCTTAAATAAGAAGATGTACATCAGAGCAAGATGTTTTGAAAAAAGAATTGAGTTTTGATGACTGATGTGGAGGAAGAATGAAATGGTAGTACAGAATCCAAGGTGGCAAGCATGTAGTATATTCTGGTATTGGTCAAAGCTGCTTAACTCTGGGCCTGTTCTGTTTCTTGTTTATCACGATACCACGTGATTCTAGAAGCTCTGGTGGAACTCCTTTCACATTAACTTTTGGGTGCTTGGTTTGATGTTGACTCCATCTTATCTAAAGCATACACTCTTATCcttacaaaaagttttttaaaaacttgttttcaGTTACTTGAGTTGACTTTTATTCACAATTTGGTGATATCTTTCTAATGTGTTTTGAAGGTTTTTTGGACAGGGAGAAGTATAAATTAAGAtttatttctgaagaaaattCAAGCAGACTGCATAACCTAGCAATTAGaattaataaaagataaatatgaaaatatatgtcatAAACAGGCCTGTATTCCATATTAGGATGCTAAAATCAGAAATACTTATGCAAATTTCTAAAGCTAGAGTCAAATGGAATTTTAGAGAGAAAGTGACAATAACTTAGCGGGACAAgcttagagatgaagaaaatgaggtccAGAGTAATTATATAGTCTGTTCAGTATCTGGTTTTTGTGgttcagcctctcagttgtgtctgactctttgcaacgccatggactgcatcatgctaGGCTTCCTGTCTATTAACCCAGTATCTGTTTAGTAGAAACTTGAGTAATAGAATCTAGGGTTCCTgatttagtttcttttaaaagtatttgaagaTACTCTGGAAgatgcttgtttttaaaatattaactgctTTTAGACTAAGCATGTTCAGTAACCTTAGGTTGTTgagttgttgctaagttgtgtccaactcttgcagccccacgggctgtagccctccaggctcctctgtccatgggatttcccaagcaagaatactagagtgggttgccatttccttcaccagcggatcttccccacccagggatcgaacccacgtctccggcattggcaggtgggttctttagcactgagccactgaggaaatcCTGTGAACTTTCAGTAGCCTCACAGCCGTCAGTGtgttagtgaagtcgctcagtcctgtccgactctttgcgaccccatcgactacacagtccatggaattccccaggccagaatactggggtgggtagcctttcccttctccagggaatctagaACACGAGCTTcttgttaaacacacacacacacacacacacacacaacttagctGTAAAGTTAGTGTCGGCAATAAGAGTTTACCACAACCGTGTGAATCACACGGTGTTTAGCAGGTTGGCATTTTTATGTCCAACCTctcattcttaaaattttaagtctcCAGTTAACGCTATCAAATATAAGCCCAAACTGGAATATTGTTTCTAGAAAAAATTATGGCTACACACAAGACTCAGATTATATTCTTCACACTGACAACTTTCAGCACTTTATAATTCCTAAAGCTGAGGGCCTGCACTATTCTTGAATATCTTCACTTTCGTTTTCCAACTTCTACTCAACATAAACTCTTCTCTCAAGattagatatacacacacacacatcacagaaTGTGTTCAACCTACTCTCAACATCAATTGTAATATAAAAACTCCAGATGATCTAAATTTTACACTAAGTAGTGTAATTTTGAGAATTGAGATTTTAATCCTATGCTACttcggaggaaaaaaaaatgtgaaaagaaatgtaacttaattcatttattaggaaaaaaatattactcTTCAAGTTTTGGCAGGTTCCCAAAGTGAAGTGTTCTTATGTATGAGTTAAAAGCTACCGCCAAACACGCCCAAGTTTGTGTTTTtaaagggagaggagagaaaacaaagaaaaggacatcaacgctgatttttaaataaatactttcgTTCGTTCTTAATAATATGCCTAAGGCACATCTCTAAAGAACATCCCCCCACACACTTAAAAGATCAGCCCAGTTCTCCTGTCCAGTCTCTTCTGCGCTGTAATTCATTAAGGGTGGAAGTGTGCAAACGGTGAAAGGAATCCGGGGACAGACAGCCTCGGAGGAGGCGACCTCTAGAAACTGTCGGCCTCCAGCAATGGATCATTCCAAGCCTAGAAGGTCTTGGTGCTCACCCCAAACGCGCAGAAAAGTGCCCTTCGGAAAGAAACCACTTTTATTCAGGGTTTATCCTCTGGTCACTCCAGATTAAATACTGTGATAGAAGACGAAAGCGACGGAGAAGAGGATTTTAAAAGGAAGGCGGAGTAATTAAACAGAAGAGATAAGGTTTGTCCCGAAATCTTCGCCTCTGTTAAAAACCCCCAAAGTCATCAAACCGATAGCAACCCTGAACGTTCGCTGGGAGAAACGGGAGTTAAAAAGACTCAGTTAACtaagatttcaaaaatattacatcTGCAGGAATGTAAAGGAAGACAAAAATGTCAAAGAACGCATTTTCAATAAAGCATCTCCCAGCCAGTGTGACCCGGGTGCCACCACCCAGCACAGCACCCGGCCCCACCGCGCCCCCCGGGAaaactgggaaagactggggcaGTGCTGAAGGAAGTACCTTGTTTTGTCTCCAAAAGGCAACATAGCAAACGAGGGGAGTTGGAGGTACACACCAGGCGGCCTCGGCGGACCCTGGACTGCAGGAGGCGTCGGGGGCGACGACTCGCCCAGGTGAGGCGGGTCGCTCGAAGCCGGCTTCCCTACGGTCCCCGCCGTCGCGCCGCCGCCCGCTCGCCCCGCGCCGCGCCGCACCGCGCCGCACCGCGCCGCCCCCTGGCGGGGAGCGCCAGGCCGGACCGCGGCGGTGCGCCGGAGGGTGGGAGTCCGGCGGCCAGCCCCGGCCGGCTCCTCCACCATCACCGCCCCGAGCGCGCCTCCCTCCCGCCCGAGGCGGCCAGCGCCGGCTGCCCGAAGGCCGCTGCCCCGAGCCGGCGACGGCGAAGTCCGGGCCCCTTCTCCAAAGGAGTGCGCCTGGGAGTCAGCACCCGTCCGCGCGCAGCAGCCTCGCCCTCGCTGCGGCTTCGCATCAACTCTCCGGCTTCCGGGCACCCTCCCGCCTCCCACTCTTCGTTCCACCCTCCTAGCCCCTCGGCTTCAGCCTGGATGCCTCTCCAATTCTCCCGCGGGCGCTTCCCACGCGCGCCTCGACTGTCCGCTGCGCAGCCTCCTCCCCAAGCACAggctcccttctccccaccctccgCAGCAGCCGCCCCGGTGCTTGGCTCCGGACCAGGAAGACTGGCCTCCGGGGTCGCCTCGGGCCGCGCGGGACCTGCCACCCCCCCGGGGTCAGCTCTCCGCCGTCCTTTGTGTGCGCGCCGCCAGCCCCTCCACGGAGCGCCTTCCACGCCGCCGCCTTGCGCGCAAACGCGAAGGAAAGGAAGAGCGCGGGACAACCAGGGGACTGGGAGGGGGGCAAAAGACGACAGCACTCACTCTGGGAAGGTTCCGGCATGGTGCTGCCTTTGGGTGCTTCTCGGTCTCGCCCCTACCCCGGCTTCTCCGCCCCGCCAGGGCCGGGGCAAAGGGGGACGGGGGAGGAGCGGAGCCACGGGGACCGCGTTGGAAATGGTGCTTCTGGAGCTGCAGGGAAGGGGGTCAAGCACTGTTTTGGTTTCGCTAAGGAGAGTTAGGGGAACCAGGAGGCTAGAGAAAGGCCCgtgagaacaaatatatggaaataatCTTGCTCCCAGGGACTACCAGGGCTGCCGGcgtgtggagggggtgggggtgggggttcggCACATACATTTTTGTATTTGAACTTTTGTGAGCAAGTTGGATCGGATCCGACGCTTGGGTTTTTCGACTGCACTCGCCTTAAAAGTCGAGGTCTCTACACCGTAAGATCATGGCCCAACTTCAAAAGCAAAGGGCCTGAGAGTGGAGACTGCTTAATGCTTAAAGAAGGGGAGCattcaatagaggagagagagaaacccCAGGTCACGCTCCATGCCCCCGCCGGGGCTTCCGCGGCTCCTCTTCTTACCTGGTGCCTTTCCTAACAAAGTAAGAGAAGGTAAAGTCCCAGTGATCGTCCAGCCACGCTTCGACCGAGTCCTGGTCCCATTGCCGTTGCGGCCGCGCGGAGCCGGGGCCGGCCCTCTCCATGATCAGCGCGGCGTGTCTCTGTGGTCAGCTGGTGCTGGTTTTCCACTCCAGCTGGGGTCCCTCCCTCGGAGGAGCAGAACTCGCCTCGAGACCCTCCCCCCTTCGCCCTGCTTCAGTCGGGCAGGCTTTCGGCGGAGCTGCTCAGTCGCCGGGCCAGCCTCCTGCCGCGCCCCGCCTCTCCAGGTCCTCACCGTTTCCAGGTGCGGAgggcgggggggggtgggggggtggggggggtgccgCAGCCCCGCGCCTTCCCCGGGGTGTGTCTGAGACTGGCTCTGAAAGTCTCTCTAGTCTCTAGATTCCGGGGCGGCCAGGGCGGCGACTGGCGAGCTCTCCGGAAGCCTAGTGGCCAGGACTAGAAAGGAGGCCGTGCGGCCGCTGGGGTGCGCTGCATGCCAAGCCGGCTCCGGAGGAGCGCGCAAAGGTGACGGTGGATGTGTTCGCTGAGCGTCCCTCTCTAGGCAAGGAAAGGTCACGCTGTGGAGACCCAGCCCAAACCCAGAGAGCTGTAGCTGGGGAAATTTTCGCCCGAAAATGAGAGGTGCTGGTAGCCCGCGCTCTTTTCCCCGGGCCTGGGAGAACAATGACTGTCCTGCCTCACTTTCCGCCAGATCAGCGCGTGGGTCTGGGAGGAGCTGGGACCCACCTCCCACGAAGCCCTGACGGCGCAACGGCTCAGGGCGCCCCAGCCAAGGGACCACATCTGGGGTGACGAGATCTGGGACGTGAGTCACCAAAATAGATTTAACAGTCCTGGTGGGTAACTTCTAACAGAGCCATTCCTGTGATTAACGTTAATAACCATAGTAAGTATAAATTAACTGCCTTCACAAGAAaggcttaatttgcatttccccctTTCCTAACTGGAAAAAGATAAAGGTAAATTGAGATACAATAATCACCATGGTTTGTGTATGAAATCACAAATCTCCATACAAGTAGGTTAACTTGATCTACGGGGCAGTCCCCAGGTACCGTGCAGAGCAGCCAGTTAGCCCagtttttaattcttcatttatATTGAACTGGAGTTAAAGTACACATACCACGAAAAATGTATCCGTTTAAAAGGACTCAGCATTCCTACCCTGTTTTGTCGTTATCCTCATCATGCtttgatagggcttcccttgtggctcagctggtaaaaaaaaaaaaaaaaaactgcctgtaACTgcggctgggttcgatccctgggttggggtgttcccccggagaagggagaggctacccactccagtgttctggcctggagaattccctggactgtatagtctgctgctgctgctaagtcgcttcagtcgtgtccgactctgtgcgaccccagagacggctccgccgttcctgggattctctaggcaagaacgctggagtgggtcgccatttccttctccaatgcatgcaagtgaaaagtgaacgtgaagtcgctcagtcgtgtcccactcttcgcgaccccatggactgcagtctaccaggctcctccgcccatgggatttttccaggcaagagtactggagcgggttgcctttgccttctccgctgtATAGTctacggggctgcaaagagtcagacaggactgagcgactttcacttcacttctatcaTGCTTCACAAAAAAGAATTGGGAGTCTTCCCTTGCTTTATTCTCATCCCCATCTCCCTGCGGTTTTAATATGGTATTTTGCAATGACCTAATTTTTTTGGCAGAATTAAACTGGAGCTGTGTGTTTCACAACGTGTGAACGACACCATTAGCAGTGATATACCAAAAGTGATTTAGCTGACATACTTTTAACAAACTCCTTTCCAAATATTCTTGGCAAGAATGTAAGACATTACTCACTACATAGAAACACGTAATTAAACAGATAATATGAGAACTTTAAGAAATGTCTTCCAGTCCCCCAGTGCAATGGTTTATACTTCCTTCATTAAATGATTGTCCTTTTGTCATTTCCGTTTCTTTGAAACTTCACTGCTGTATGCCAGTAGCCACAAACCAgtaaaaagcaagcaaaggagTATGAACTAATACATGATAAGTtatatcagattttaaaatgaggatgatCTTCTAATTTCTTACTATGATAGTGATTATAGCGCTCATGACCTAAAGACCATCTCCTCAGTGCTCAATTTTTCTCTGTGGAAGGTCATGCATTTCTCCTCTCAGGAgggcaattatattttaaaattctacttccAACTAAGGATGGAGTGAATTTTTGGCTTAAAATGCTTGCTTTGGTTGGCTACCATGATTAAATAAACAGGCATTATCCAAATGTCCCTTTTCTCTCCCAACCTGAAAGGGTTAAATTATCAGAAACCAGGAAGGCGTCTAAAAAAAATTGTGCAAGAAAAACAATCCCTGGACTCTCCCATCAGTGAGTCTCAATTCTGTGTGGTATAGATGTTGGGTGGGGGTTACTGTGAAGGGATGGGATGAGGCATTTCAAACTGTTCTAGTCTCGAGAAAACTCAGAACAGTACCTCTTGTAACTTTAAAGTACTTAAAGTTAAGAATATTTTGAATTGGCCTCACCCTGGCATCTTGTTCTCTggcttcttttattctttatcccagtttcctccatttttttttttttttaacatacattcTTTCTAACTTATTGGTATGGATTGCTCTAAGCATATCAAATCTTGTTTTAGAATAAGTTGAAGGATGAGTAATAATAAACATTACGAGGAAATAACTTGGAAGGTGAGGTAAATGctacttaaaacaacaacaacaaaaaatgcaatGACCTAACAGACAAGCCCTCCAACCTGTTATATTCTCATTGTACTAGGAAAAAACTCAAATCTCTAACATGGCTTACAAGGTTCTGTATGACTTTTACTCATTTCTGTTGCTAAAGGTTTTGTTCATACaactagaaaaaacaaataaaaccgtGGATGATCAAATTCCTTTTCCAAAAGAGAACACAGATTATGAAAGTCAT harbors:
- the LOC129640890 gene encoding translation initiation factor IF-2-like, with translation MVEEPAGAGRRTPTLRRTAAVRPGAPRQGAARCGAVRRGAGRAGGGATAGTVGKPASSDPPHLGESSPPTPPAVQGPPRPPGVYLQLPSFAMLPFGDKTRALFCAFGVSTKTF